A stretch of DNA from Temnothorax longispinosus isolate EJ_2023e chromosome 2, Tlon_JGU_v1, whole genome shotgun sequence:
ctctttaactaGTATTCGAGAGATCTTGGAGTTGAAAAAGATCTTCTGCCAcatcttctatatataaaaatatatccatCGAATTAATCTTCGACAAATCGACCGAGTAGGAAACACaggaataatattaaacacaGAGCCAAATATTTGAAGATACGAAATATCGGACGTAATAGTTAAGAAATTATGTGGACTTGTATCTTATAAGAACATCGTGACACGCATTGCGATCAGATCGCGTGGGCGTTTGCGATTGTCGGGAATACCCAGTAAAATATCCTTAAGAAGATATTGTGATgctttattgttaatatcgACATGAATCTTCGTGTATGAGAATAATTGAATAGAGAGGATACAAAGGCTGTGCAAAAGCTatattcgaaatataataCCTACACAAGAACACAGaggattttttataaaatccatTATTGCCTCTTCCTTCTGCGTACAACGTacgcatatttatttaatcacgctataaaattttacagtcGAGTGGtctaaatttttctctctgaTGGCTACATATCAAATAGCGCAAGGATGAATAGATTTGCATATTACGTGATAACAGACCGTTAAACATGCTAAATTGTAATATAGGTAGaagaacatttttcaaaaaatttcaatataggTGACATAAATAGTTCCTGAGATGTTTCCTAGGAATAATTTAAGGGGTTACATACGTTTGACAAGCCTTAAGGGGGGAATTTACTTTGATGGgtcaaaaaaatcgatatttttttgcataaataaatagtataaggtttcaagaatatattcCCAAAGTATTATCGTcaaactcgtaaaattgacgAAACTACAGCTCTTTTTAGTGAGGCGCGCGGAGGATCGATACAGCAGACGTACGCTAGACTGGCTTCGCAGCGTTCTCGGTTCTATTATTGCGGGAACAAAAGAATCCTATATACCTGCTAGACCtacaactattttatttgaccCTATagtgtttatatttatgtgagagtatttgtgtgtgtgtgtgtgtgtgtgtgtgtgtgtgtgtgtgtgtgtgtgtgtttgtgtgtgtacCTTGGAAAGCACTAAAGAAGCTCGAACAGCCAAGAAAATGACGAAAACTGCCGAACAGGAGTTCtacgaggaagaggaaggcATTTTAGATGGGCCCGGAATAGCGGATTGAGCGTTATTTAACtgtaaggctgagtttccactgagcgcgtcacgcgtcgcgtcgtcacaagttaaccaatcaaaacatcccatttcattacattcttgtgacgggatcgaaatgggatgttttgattggatgagcgcgtcacgcgtcgcgtcatccaatcaaaacatcccatttcgattccgtcacaagaatgtaatgaaatgggatgtttggattggttaacttgtgacgacgcgacgcgtgacgcgctcagtggaaactcagcctaagtATCGTGAAAACATCCAAAACttcatttctttattcaaccagagagaaacctgagagaggccatcccggcatttttcgtcaatttttctgtgtcgcattttccgacgcgccgcctgagaaagtgcaactcaactacgtcgtttcgctcggtaaccgcacatggtttgcgtccgtgctaatggttcgtgtccgaactagccagttaagaggggatatgctgcggccgcggcgcacagtggagccgtttgcgcgaatcgcggaaaaaattatgttacttgtgaaatatgcaatgaatgatcatagaacctttcaatgttgacttataaaaattgcaaaagtgtatatttattaaaaattaatgataggaacaagtatttgattgaaattaaataaaaattcaatttacatttaatttacgtataagagcaaagtaattcttgcgtctcatcgcttaagtctaaatttttttgatgtggtttacttcttaaactagttattaacggatcggatgacacgagcatcatatgcataacatcttcatttgtaaacagacggctacattttctactatgattaagtcgatatatcgtttatagtctttatttcttgcctcttgagcttcttccgataatgtcccaacaggtaacgctgcattttccgaggcattttctataatttccttaccgtgaagaagaattttatgaacggtaattggcataaagtaccaagaatatttttcaataaatatatatttccgctgccttgtacgcataagaaccgaatttttctgaatttatttcttcaccacaattaatcgtttgtaatattgtggaaaatcttctgatcaattcctcgtcaactccagttatttctgctgtgatttttggatcagcaaaaaatcgtcgagaagtatttccgtcattagatgatccggaaccttgtttaacgatgtctaccctcagtccaagtttattataaaaagcgttttgtattcttttttttttgtttcttcttttgaacgcgtgtttctggcgttgttgaccacttattcttgaaagacaaattgtaggcaatatgtaatatacattccatgaatttgattcgtgcgtgcaagggtgacattcctaatttgagtgcttcttttctttgttagaccttttattaatttctgttaagttgTTCATTTGAGATGGTTTGGAACCGCAAATGAAGCACGAAGATGATGAAGGCGTGTGGGTTATGAAGACGTAAGGGCATCATCTGTGACTAATTCTTGATAGGAGATGGAAAAGCTTTTCATGTCTTGAAAGGAGAAAGGAACGCAACGGATAATTGTTGTTTCGAGTGCATTGTTGCTGCAAAAgtcttttataacaattggCACTAACTAGTCACAGATGGTGCCCTTACGTCTTActtcattttacgataaaaatattattatttggtaTAATGATCGACCTTCTTCAACGAGATATTGCAgagcaatacaatttgaatacacaaaagaaactgctgaaaaaataaaaagtgaaaagcaacgtatggatgacgaaattgctcaattacgagaaacagaaatagaaaagtttggaccacattcaaaataaatcatcaaatgatatttacgatGATAGACGGTAAGGTAGCTCAAGCTGTAACCCACACGCCTTCATCATCTTCGTGCTTCATTTGCGGTTCCAAACCATCTCAAATGAACaacttaacaaaaattaataaaaggtctaacaaagaaaagaagcactcaaattaggaatgtcacccttgcacgcacgaatcaaattcatggaatgtatattacatattgcctacaatttgtctttcaagaataagtggtcaacaacgccagaaacacgcattcaaaaaaaagaaacaaaaaaaaaaagaatacaaaacgctttttataataaacttggactgagggtagacatcgttaaacaaggttccggatcatctaatgacggaaatacttctcgacgattttttgctgatccaaaaatcacagcagaaataactggagttgacgaggaattgatcagaagattttccacaatattacaaacgattaattgtggtgaagaaataaattcagaaaaattcggttcttatgcgtacaaggcagcggaaatatatatttattgaaaaatattcttggtactttatgccaattaccgttcataaaattcttcttcacggtaaggaaattatagaaaatgcctcggaaaatgcagcgttacctgttgggacattatcggaagaagctcaagaggcaagaaataaagactataaacgatatatcgacttaatcatagtagaaaatgtagccgtctgtttacaaatgaagatgttatgcatatgatgctcgtgtcatccgatccgttaataactagtttaagaagtaaaccacatcaaaaaaatttagacttaagcgatgagacgcaagaattactttgctcttatacgtaaattaaatgtaaattgaatttttatttaattttaatcaaatacttgttcctatcattaatttttaataaatatacacttttgcaatttttataagtcaacattgaaaggttctatgatcattcattgcatatttcacaagtaacataattttttccgcgattcgcgcaaacggctccactgtgcgccgcggccgcagcatatcccctcttaactggctagttcggacacgaaccattagcacggacgcaaaccatgtgcggttaccgagcgaaacgacgtagttgagttgcactttctcaggcggcgcgtcggaaaatgcgacacagaaaaattgacgaaaaatgccgggatggcctctctcaggtttctctctgattCAACTGAGACTCTTTGGATCCGCCATAttaaatccgccattttgaattttaaaaatttgatatcagattcggattcagcgacCTCAAAAACCTTTATACTGAAATTTGCATGCATTTTTACGTGCTTTTTTGGCTgagagcaaaaaaataaactttaaacgcgtttttctcaaaaccaCTTTTTCCAACTTTGCGTACAAGATAACTCAAAAAGTAATCACTCAAATAACTTTCGCCAAGCATGATTCGATTCCTTACAATTTTCTCCAGGGATTGAATCtacgtttacattttattatttatttataacatttttatcaacaaCAGAAGAtcgattttttgataaaaaaaaatgtcacttTTCTTACAATTGCTGTaacttcttcaatttttcatatttttatttgcaaataggTTCAATCCCTGCGTAATTGATTaagctttaaagaaaattttgattttttgcttTCAGATTACTCAGCTCGTTGCTACACTGTACGCAGCTAACCGTTGCGCTACCAACATTGCGCTACAAAATTATCcgtcaatataataaaaattaacgtaactaaaaaaaaaaattttttttttctttaagaatgCCTTTccatattacaaaaaaaattaatccaaTATCACTTATAGTttccttgaaaaaaattcccaaaaaatcatCATTTTTCACCCGGCTAAAGTAGATTCCCCCCTTAAAACTAGGTCaaaattaacgaatttttattgtaggtaaaattatgttttattaaaaaataaagatacatatgTCTTGTAGagtatattatagttttttgaGAATATCTCCcgaaaattttaatgcaaaaatatcaaaaattgagaTCCTGGCAGCTATTTTCCCGAAACAGTGTTTTAAAAATCGGTACCAGAAATATCTCAGACTATAGTGAACCGATTTGAATGACATTTTTTACAGCTACTctcaatataataatctagTACTTGTTATAGGATTTTTTTCGATCTATGGcttagtttttttaataaatagaaaaagtcCAATTTTTTTCGAAGTAAAAAATCCCATTTTTTGCTACGAATCGctgccattttttaaaaaatcaatattttcaaaattagttTTGACAAGCACTAGTTTTCTTCATCCagtttaacgaaaaaaaattttttttatttcacatgAGAGGGGCCGGAGGTATCTCTGGTATGTAAGTACTTCATCGGCTAgtaagtacaaaataaaaataataataataaaaaaaagagaatataaaaCGAAGTACAAAAAAACGTCACGGATCTCTCTTATATCATTCAACTCGAAATGCAATGAACACCTTTTGATTTATGCTACGATACGACCAATGTATAGAACCGGGGTAAAAGCCCatatcagactacggattgggattgagattggattgaagtTTGACCAATCAAAGCAAAGTTCACTAAATTTGAGATCAGTTTCTctattctgattgattaaatttcaatccaatctcaatcccaatccgtagtcaagacggtcttgaaataagaaccgactacataggttagttgacgcgctttaaatacttgaatacttttaaagcgcgcgTCAGTAACCATTAAACATTAAACCAACACCCCGAAGGGATCAGTATCCTGCTAACGTCCACGTCGTTGATCCTGGGTGATGCCGAGAGCaggacacacacacattccAGAAAGGGTTTGGACTCGGTAAACACACGCACGTATGAACAACTATTAACAAGCATTTCGTGTGTGGAAAGTACAGCGAATCTCATAAGCATACGTACTTTGTATGCGAACGTAAACGCATTATGGTTACATTCATCGCTCATTTATGAGCTTCCTTTTAAGAttaggaaaaaattttatacaacttttttatagGGAATTTAATActctatcttttttatttgaaacatttttttatccgaTGCATATTTTTGACTATAGaagcaaaaatatagaaagtCGCATTTTTCgaagtttttttcaaaatggcggctcCAATATGTCCGACCGCCAAAttaaggtcaatccagacaaacttgcatagcgcataaacataaacataagagaattgattggtgcatatgcatgtgcataaggaaatagaccaatccgtttctttatgcatatggttatgcacctatgcaagtttgtgtggatatagctttatattatgatattcgTAATCAGCAGCCAAAAATACGTCgaaaacgtattttttcattCGATTTTGAGGTGAGGCAGTACTTCTGCAACTTTACCCAAAAATGAATAGATTTACTAGATCTCGACCAATGAAATCGTAGGTACTTTAGTGAAttatttcctcacttttgtagTTTCTCATTTCAAGATCCATAGGTCACCCCCTCAACTTGTCCGATCGCAGAGTGCGTTCTTATGAGCGCGAGTAGTGCGGTCGGCGAAAGGAAGATGACGCCCGTTCGCGCGTCTCACACAGGACGGGGCGACGGGGACGCGTGCAATGCAACGTAGATCGTTGGTGTAAACATGCGCCGGCAGCGGCCGTAGACGGAGGCTGGCATGTGATCCTAGATTCACTGTAGATAATACGAGGCTGGCGAAAAATGGCGGACGAACAGGTGAGTCGCCGACAAGAGGAACACGCGGGACCCGCGCGCGACGCCACGCTATTAATCGCGACGCGGAGCGAAGCGGTGCCGCGCGAGCGGTCACAATCCGCCGGCGGAATCCGCGCCGGATTTCCGCGCGTGTCCTCAAACCTACActcgtgcgtgcgtgcgtgaatTTGTTCGTGTGTGCGGCGCGTCCGCGCGCATTCGCCGAATCTCTCGCGGGaaggccgccgcgccgtgagAACTTTGTCGCGCGAGAAGCGCCGTTTTCCATCGTGCTGACAAAGCGGGTGCAATGGGAGGACCGGACCGGGGCGACGCGGCCCGATCCAATCGTGCCATTTCAATCGCTGCCGATCGCCTttctctccgtctctttcACGCTGGTCTTCGCCTGTTCCCATCGCGCTTATCAAACTGAGAGGGTTTCTCTTGGTGATCCTGGCGGATTCTGATTGATCCAAGGGACAATTAATGGCCTACGCCAGAACCACGGTACTGCACGGTGCGGAGTGGAGTTCTGGAGCACGATCGCCGAGTGTGGCGCGTTTCAGTCGCGAATGTCGCGATTTCCCCGTGACGAGCGTCACATGAAAGTCGGCGTGCCGCGATGTAAATGAAAAAGTGCGGGAACTCCGGCCGACGTTTGTCGTTGTTTATCCTcgcgtatgtatatacgttgTTGTTTGTAcgccgcggccgccgccgccgccgccgccgccaccgccaccgccaccgccaccgccaccgccatcgccaccgccaccaccaccaccaccatcactACCGTCACAGTCACCACAAGGGTTACACCCGCGGAGCGAAAGCGAGAGAGCGCTCGATCCCCGCGCTCGGCCCCCCCGAACCAATTTCCACGATAACGCGCGGATGTTTATTTACAACCTGTCGCTCGCATATAACCTGTCCATGGCTCGCGAGATCCCGCGTAGAGTCCGGCGCGTCACCTGGCACTTCTCTGAGATCTTTCATCCGATGGCACTTGGCAGAACCTTGTGCGCAATTTATCAGCGAAATAGACGCGATGAGCGTTCGTCGCAAAATGGAGATCGAGATCTCTAATTTTCTCGGCTTCGTTATCGCAAATCGCAActgtgcacgcgcgcgcttgTGTACACACACTTATGCGTATGAAGCACAGTAGTGTAAAtatcgtataatttataaattacgcCACTTGGATCCGCGTGACACACTTTAAACCGTTTATTTTACTGTTCTTTTACGTCGTTCggtatatttctttcaatctTTCACACGGTCGGAATAATTACTCAATTGCACAAAATGTTCctcgtttattttatgtaactcGAAAACGTTTGTAAAATTGTGTCTAATAAAACAACAACTTTATGCCAATTGCAATGAAATCCCAGTTGggcagaatttattatttatcacagGGTGGTGATAAACACATACGAGATATCATAACTTTTGtttccttttatttaattggaaattttgtaatattattgacACAACagaatatgtacataattgaaagtcttttacatttatcacCAACGTAATGCGGAATATGTAGAATGCAGCTCGTACAAGTGTCATCAACATCGATATAACCTTCGATCTCACCATCTTTTAGAATTTAGACTTTAGAGATACGTCCTTTCTCAGAGAGATACTTTTATGATACGATATTTCGGGCGCGCCACCctgtataagaaaaaatgaaacTGTCGTCaggtttttcttttaactaatcCATCTAAATAAGCTCAATGCTTCAAACTGTGATTCAGTCGGCATAATGCAActgtattgtaaaattgtaaatgtcTCGGACAGTAACGGCAAGTCGCTAATAAAGATTTGCGAGGCATCATAAAAGTGGATATACCGTTGCAAAACTTTTAGACTCCTACCTAAATGGAAGTCTTAAGAAACAGCTTTAAACAGTGTGACTAAGAATGGATCACATGCAGGAAGTACGGCAGCTGGAGTTGCTATGCAAGCAATTGTACGAGTCGCAAGATTCGGCGCATCGCGCAGAGGCGGAAAAGGCTTTGGTCGCTTTTCAAAATGCCCCGGATACGCTTACAAAGTGCCAGCTTCTTCTGGACCGCGGGGACTCCGCGTATGCTCAATTACTGGCCGCTACCACCTTGACGAAGCTAGTGTCACGTTCGGCGCAGGGACAACTCACGACTACACTCAGCTTACAACAGAGGCTCGATATACGTAAGTGACGATCCGTTTCGTTCCCTTCAGTTTTGCTACGCGAGACAAGAGTCGTATCTCTTGAAACTTGAAGGAGGGATCAGATGTCTcactttcttatatataaatatctttacaGGAAATTACGTACTCAACTACTTAGCAACGCAACCAAAGTTACCGAATTTTGTGATACAGGCTTTGGTTACGCTATTCGCTAGGATATCAAAGCTTGGGTGGTTCGATTCCGATAAAGAGGAATTTATCTTCAGAAATGTAGTCAGCGACGTAGCCAAGTTTCTTCAGGTTTGGCATACTTTATCGATGTTAAGCACTGTGTTTTCTATGCACGTACGTTGttttatgattaataatgttttattgtaataatcaaAGGGGTCGGTGGAGCATTGTATGATAGGAGTACAGTTGCTCTCTCAATTGACGTGTGAAATGAATCAAATATCGGAAGCTGATGCGAACAGATCTCTGACAAAGCATAGAAGAATAGCAAGTAGCTTTAGAGATACCCaactatttgaaatatttaggTTATCGTGTACCTTACTGAGTACAGCTcgtgaaaattgtaaaagtttaaatttcaaCGATGAAGCGCAGGTATAGCGAGCAATTAGCATGATGATTGGTGACAACTTTTTGTACTCTACATTAATGCCGTCGTTCGTATGTTTGTTTTTTACAGCACGGTTTGATAAGACAACTGTTAAAGCTTGCACAAAACTGTTTGACATTTGACTTTATTGGCACATCGACCGATGAGAGTTCGGATGATCTTAACACAGTACAAATTCCGACGAGCTGGAGACCTGCGTTTCTGGATTTTACTTCGTTGAAACtattttttgatttatatcaCAGTCTACCTAATACGTTATCGTGTTTGGCACTTTCATGTCTGGTTCAAATAGCGTCTGTCAGACGGAGTTTATTCTCTAATACTGAAAGGGCAAAATTTCTGACGCACTTAGTCAATGGTATTAAGCATATACTACAGAATCCTCAAGGGCTTAGTGATCCAGGAAACTATCACGAGTTTTGTAGATTATTATCTCGACTGAAGAGCAATTTCCAACTTGGCGAGTTGGTCTTAGTGGAGGATTATCCCGAAGCAATACAACTGATCGCCAAGTTTACAGTGCAGAGCTTACAGATGTGGCAATTTGCGCCAAACAGTTTGCACTATCTTTTGACCCTGTGGCAGAGGATGGTATCTTCAATGCCATATGTAAAAGCGGGTGATCCACACTTATTGAATACGTACACCCCGGAAGTTACAAACGCATACATCACATCAAGACTCGAGTCGGTAGCAGTAGTGGTCAGAGAACGCCTGGAGGATCCGTTGGATGATCTAGGAGTGGTTCATCATCAATTAGAACAAATATCGGTCATTGGTAGATGCGAATATCAAAAAACGTGCACCCTGCTAGTCCAACTGTTTGATCAAGCTGCAAGAACGTATCAGGAGCTAATGACGCAAACGGTGTCACCGACGCAACAAATCGACATTGCGATCCAGGAGGGACAACTCACATGGCTTGTGTATATCATaggtaaatgaaatatattaatgcattGTTGTTTTTCATAAGTTTTccataacaatatttatataatccttTTCTCATCTTTCTTAGGTGGTGTTATAGGCGGGAGGGTTGCATTTAATAGCAATGAGGAGTTTGACGCTATGGACGGAGAATTGGTTTGCAGAGTGCTTCAATTGATGAACCTGACCGATTCGAGACTCGCGCAAGGTGGCTGTGAGAAACTGGAATTAGCGATGTTGAGTTTTTTCGAGCAATTTCGAAAGATCTACGTCGGCGATCAAGTTCAAAAGAATTCTAAAGTGTACAGGAGATTGTCTGATGTGTTGGGTCTTAACGACGAGGCGATGGTACTCAGCATTTTTATTCGAAAGATGTGAGTAACGTATACGAAAAATGTAAGTAACACTCCTGCGATTTGCCGCAGTCGGGATTAATGCCGGTAATTTACAGAATAACGAATTTGAAGTACTGGGGCAGGAGCgaacaaattatttccaaGACGCTACaacttttaaatgatttatcaGTGGGTTATAGTTGTGTTCGTAAACTCGTCAAATTAGAAGAAGTACAATTTATGCTCAACAATCATACGGTATATATTGAGCTCTACTACTGCttaacattttacataaatagtGAGTTACAACATTAACTAGTAATcttttgcatataataatttaaatctttcgtATTGACAGCGAGaacattttccatttttgGGAAACAATGTAGCTGTGACAGAAATGCGCTGTAGATCAATGTTTTACACATCTCTTGGTAGATTATTGATGGTAGATTTAGGTGAGGACGAGGAAAGATTTCACACCTTTATGTTACCTCTTACAGgtaagaaaatttatcaacATTTAACCAAttcttttttggaaatattatgTAGTAAATAcgtttttcttatatataattttttttaggtgCATTGGAGAGCCTTGGTCAATTAATGGGTGCTGCAGATACACCTCTCTTTGCAGCAGAGGAAGCAAAGAAAGCGCTGATTGGTTTGGCGCGAGACCTTAGAGGCTTAGCTTATGCATTCAACACCAAAACATCCTATATGATGCTTTTTGATTGgatgtacgtatatacatatatacgcataCATAAGACGTGTACAAATAGATTCACAACTAGTGATTTGTAACATCAAAAAACaatcattattttactatGTTTTCTTTGAACTTAGATATCCTAATTATACGCCGATTTTATTACACGCTGTGGAGTTGTGGCATCACGAACCGCAGGTGACAACGCCCGTCCTGAAGTTATTTGCTGAGTTAGTACAAAATAGGAGTCAACGATTACAATTCGACGCGTCGTCTCCAAACGGGATCCTGTTGTTTCGTGAGGCCAGCAAAATAATATGTAGCTACGGCAATCACATATTGAACGTTGAAGTACCCAAGGATCAGATTTATCCCTTAAAACTCAAAGGAATAAGTATATGCTTCAGTATGTTAAAGGCAGCCTTATGTGGAAGTTATGTAAATTTTGGAGTGTTTAGGCTGTACGGTGACGAGGCGTTGGACAATGCTCTTAATACATTTGTCAAATTGCTTCTTAGTATTCCACAAAGTGATCTTTTGGTAAGTATACATATTAGTCATAATACtaacattttgtttattatctaGGTAATTCACTTCTtgataatcaaattatatcagtagttttgataaattaatatatataataataaaaatatttaccttattttatatactgttATTGATAGCATTATCCGAAACTGTCGGCAacatattatttgttactCGAATGTCTGGCGCAAGATCACATGGTCTTTTTATCCACTTTGGAACCTAGGGTTTTTCTCTACATCCTTTCCAGTATCAGCGAAGGCCTTACAGCACTAGGTGCGCAAAAAGACTTCTATACAGGTCTGTGCGGCTGATTCTATCTTGCTACTACTACTCTCTATATCCTCAATGCcatatcttgaaattattttaacacttaGATGATCTAcgagttgaaaaaaaatcttttatttttctcggtaaattaatgtttctagaaaaaatttttccacaTATatcacaaagaaaaaaaaagatgattataaata
This window harbors:
- the Ranbp16 gene encoding exportin-7 isoform X1 gives rise to the protein MRMKHSSEVRQLELLCKQLYESQDSAHRAEAEKALVAFQNAPDTLTKCQLLLDRGDSAYAQLLAATTLTKLVSRSAQGQLTTTLSLQQRLDIRNYVLNYLATQPKLPNFVIQALVTLFARISKLGWFDSDKEEFIFRNVVSDVAKFLQGSVEHCMIGVQLLSQLTCEMNQISEADANRSLTKHRRIASSFRDTQLFEIFRLSCTLLSTARENCKSLNFNDEAQHGLIRQLLKLAQNCLTFDFIGTSTDESSDDLNTVQIPTSWRPAFLDFTSLKLFFDLYHSLPNTLSCLALSCLVQIASVRRSLFSNTERAKFLTHLVNGIKHILQNPQGLSDPGNYHEFCRLLSRLKSNFQLGELVLVEDYPEAIQLIAKFTVQSLQMWQFAPNSLHYLLTLWQRMVSSMPYVKAGDPHLLNTYTPEVTNAYITSRLESVAVVVRERLEDPLDDLGVVHHQLEQISVIGRCEYQKTCTLLVQLFDQAARTYQELMTQTVSPTQQIDIAIQEGQLTWLVYIIGGVIGGRVAFNSNEEFDAMDGELVCRVLQLMNLTDSRLAQGGCEKLELAMLSFFEQFRKIYVGDQVQKNSKVYRRLSDVLGLNDEAMVLSIFIRKIITNLKYWGRSEQIISKTLQLLNDLSVGYSCVRKLVKLEEVQFMLNNHTREHFPFLGNNVAVTEMRCRSMFYTSLGRLLMVDLGEDEERFHTFMLPLTGALESLGQLMGAADTPLFAAEEAKKALIGLARDLRGLAYAFNTKTSYMMLFDWIYPNYTPILLHAVELWHHEPQVTTPVLKLFAELVQNRSQRLQFDASSPNGILLFREASKIICSYGNHILNVEVPKDQIYPLKLKGISICFSMLKAALCGSYVNFGVFRLYGDEALDNALNTFVKLLLSIPQSDLLHYPKLSATYYLLLECLAQDHMVFLSTLEPRVFLYILSSISEGLTALDTMVCTGCCATLDHIVTYLFKQLYQKGYPGRKNAVVPGGGELFLQVLKQHPEILQQILSTVLNVIMFEDCRNQWSMSRPLLGLILLNEDYFNQLRENIIRSQPVDKQGAMAQWFENLMNGIERNLLTKNRDRFTQNLSMFRRDINDALKGPNISNSVNDMMTS
- the Ranbp16 gene encoding exportin-7 isoform X2: MADEQEVRQLELLCKQLYESQDSAHRAEAEKALVAFQNAPDTLTKCQLLLDRGDSAYAQLLAATTLTKLVSRSAQGQLTTTLSLQQRLDIRNYVLNYLATQPKLPNFVIQALVTLFARISKLGWFDSDKEEFIFRNVVSDVAKFLQGSVEHCMIGVQLLSQLTCEMNQISEADANRSLTKHRRIASSFRDTQLFEIFRLSCTLLSTARENCKSLNFNDEAQHGLIRQLLKLAQNCLTFDFIGTSTDESSDDLNTVQIPTSWRPAFLDFTSLKLFFDLYHSLPNTLSCLALSCLVQIASVRRSLFSNTERAKFLTHLVNGIKHILQNPQGLSDPGNYHEFCRLLSRLKSNFQLGELVLVEDYPEAIQLIAKFTVQSLQMWQFAPNSLHYLLTLWQRMVSSMPYVKAGDPHLLNTYTPEVTNAYITSRLESVAVVVRERLEDPLDDLGVVHHQLEQISVIGRCEYQKTCTLLVQLFDQAARTYQELMTQTVSPTQQIDIAIQEGQLTWLVYIIGGVIGGRVAFNSNEEFDAMDGELVCRVLQLMNLTDSRLAQGGCEKLELAMLSFFEQFRKIYVGDQVQKNSKVYRRLSDVLGLNDEAMVLSIFIRKIITNLKYWGRSEQIISKTLQLLNDLSVGYSCVRKLVKLEEVQFMLNNHTREHFPFLGNNVAVTEMRCRSMFYTSLGRLLMVDLGEDEERFHTFMLPLTGALESLGQLMGAADTPLFAAEEAKKALIGLARDLRGLAYAFNTKTSYMMLFDWIYPNYTPILLHAVELWHHEPQVTTPVLKLFAELVQNRSQRLQFDASSPNGILLFREASKIICSYGNHILNVEVPKDQIYPLKLKGISICFSMLKAALCGSYVNFGVFRLYGDEALDNALNTFVKLLLSIPQSDLLHYPKLSATYYLLLECLAQDHMVFLSTLEPRVFLYILSSISEGLTALDTMVCTGCCATLDHIVTYLFKQLYQKGYPGRKNAVVPGGGELFLQVLKQHPEILQQILSTVLNVIMFEDCRNQWSMSRPLLGLILLNEDYFNQLRENIIRSQPVDKQGAMAQWFENLMNGIERNLLTKNRDRFTQNLSMFRRDINDALKGPNISNSVNDMMTS